A genomic segment from Nicotiana tabacum cultivar K326 chromosome 9, ASM71507v2, whole genome shotgun sequence encodes:
- the LOC107826800 gene encoding ruBisCO large subunit-binding protein subunit alpha, producing the protein MASANAISTASIIPSPSKQGALKNRRVNQLQGHKFSNRNAKNNRFVVKACAKEIAFDQKSRSALQAGIDKLADAVGLTLGPRGRNVVLDEYGTPKVVNDGVTIARAIELPDAMENAGAALIREVASKTNDSAGDGTTTASVLAREIIKLGLLSVTSGANPVSLKKGIDKTVLGLIEELEKKARPVKGRDDIKAIASISAGNDESIGTMIADAIDKVGPDGVLSIESSSSFETTVHVEEGMEIDRGYISPQFVTNPEKLIVEFENARVLVTDQKISAIKDIIPLLEKTTQLRSPLLIIAEDVTGEALATLVVNKLRGILNVAAIKAPGFGERRKALLQDIAIVTGAEYQATDLGLLIEGTPVEALGIARKVTITKDSTTIIADAASKDEIQARIAQLKKELSETDSVYDSEKLAERIAKLSGGVAVIKVGAATEAELEDRKLRIEDAKNATFAAIEEGIVPGGGAAFVHLSTYVPAIKDKLEDADEKLGADIIQRALVAPASLIAQNAGIEGEVVVEKVREAEWEMGYNAMTDKYENLVDAGVIDPAKVTRCALQNSASVAGMVLTTQAIVVEKAKPKAAAPAAPQGLSV; encoded by the exons ATGGCTTCTGCTAATGCTATCTCCACTGCCTCTATCATCCCTTCTCCTTCTAAACAG GGGGCATTGAAGAACAGGAGGGTCAACCAATTGCAGGGACATAAATTCAGCAACAGAAATGCAAAGAACAACCGGTTTGTAGTCAAGGCATGTGCTAAAGAAATTGCCTTTGACCAGAAATCTAGGAGTGCCCTTCAGGCTGGTATCGATAAGCTCGCTGATGCTGTCGGTCTCACTCTTGGTCCCAGGG GGAGGAATGTAGTGTTGGATGAATATGGCACCCCAAAGGTAGTTAATGACGGAGTTACAATTGCTCGTGCTATAGAACTACCTGATGCCATGGAAAATGCTGGTGCTGCCCTTATCAGGGAG GTTGCAAGCAAAACTAACGATTCAGCCGGTGATGGAACCACGACTGCATCTGTTCTTGCTCGCGAAATCATTAAACTTGGTCTATTGAGTGTTACATCTGGTGCAAATCCAGTGTCTTTGAAGAAGGGCATTGACAAGACTGTACTGGGTTTGATTGAAGAGCTAGAAAAGAAGGCTAGACctgttaaaggtcgtgatgacaTCAAAG CTATTGCTTCGATCTCTGCTGGAAATGATGAAAGCATTGGCACCATGATTGCGGATGCAATTGACAAAGTCGGTCCAGATGGTGTGTTGTCCATCGAGTCATCCTCCTCCTTTGAGACAACTGTTCATGTTGAAGAAGGAATGGAG ATTGATAGAGGATATATTTCCCCACAATTTGTCACCAACCCTGAGAAATTAATTGTTGAGTTTGAGAATGCTAGAGTCTTAGTTACGGATCAGAAGATCTCGGCTATCAAGGATATTATCCCCCTATTGGAAAAGACAACTCAGTTACGCTCTCCTCTGCTCATTATTGCTGAGGATGTCACCGGGGAAGCTCTGGCTACTCTTGTCGTGAACAAGCTGCGGGGTATACTGAATGTTGCCGCCATCAAAGCTCCTGGATTTGGTGAAAGGAGGAAGGCTCTTCTGCAAGATATTGCCATTGTGACAG GGGCTGAGTACCAAGCAACTGACCTGGGCCTGCTCATTGAGGGTACCCCAGTTGAAGCACTTGGAATTGCCAGAAAGGTGACCATTACCAAGGATTCAACAACCATCATTGCTGATGCAGCATCGAAGGACGAGATACAGGCTAGGATTgctcagctcaaaaaggagttgTCCGAGACAGACTCGGTTTATGACTCCGAGAAACTTGCTGAGAGAATCGCCAAGTTGTCTGGGGGTGTTGCCGTCATCAAGGTCGGAGCTGCTACAGAGGCTGAGCTTGAGGACCGCAAGCTTCGCATCGAGGATGCAAAGAATGCAACTTTTGCTGCAATCGAAGAGGGAATAGTACCTGGTGGTGGTGCTGCCTTTGTTCATCTATCAACTTATGTCCCTGCCATTAAGGACAAGCTCGAAGATGCAGATGAAAAGTTGGGAGCTGACATCATTCAAAGG GCATTAGTAGCACCAGCATCTTTGATAGCCCAAAATGCTGGAATTGAAGGGGAAGTAGTAGTGGAGAAGGTAAGGGAAGCTGAATGGGAGATGGGTTATAACGCGATGACAGACAAATACGAGAATCTTGTTGATGCTGGAGTGATCGATCCAGCCAAGGTGACAAGATGTGCATTGCAGAATTCAGCATCAGTTGCAGGAATGGTACTTACAACACAAGCCATTGTGGTCGAGAAGGCAAAGCCTAAGGCAGCTGCACCTGCTGCTCCACAAGGGCTCTCAGTGTGA